The Patescibacteria group bacterium genomic sequence TCAATAAATATTTCTGCCTCTATCAAAGCTTTTGCTTGTGGAATTGTTCTAGGAAACCCATCAAGAATAAAACCACCAGCACAATCACCTTTCTTAATTCTAGTTTTTAATAAATCAATCACCAATTCATCTGGTACTAATTTTCCTTCATCCATATAATTTTTTGCTCTCTGGCCAATTTCTGTTTCCGCTTTTACACTTGCTCTTAATAAATCTCCGGTTGAAATTTGTGGAATGCTTTCTTCTCTTGAAACATATTTAGCAATTGTTCCCTTCCCTGCTCCAGGTGGTCCTAAAAATATAAAATTCATAATTTTTATTTTAATGATTATTTTACATAATTATAACATTTATTTTTAATAAATCAATATTTGAAAAACATAAAAAGCCGTATTTATTTTAAAACACGGCTTTTATTTTTGTAATAATAATAACGATCTTTCTTTTGCCATCCTGTTATTGTTATTCGTCCTAGCACGAATAATACAAATATTTTGACAAAAAACTTCCCATTCATAAAACTGACAAATTCGCCCATCCTTAATCCCAAAATGAAACTTATTACTTTTAGCCCATCTTAATTCTAGGATGTCTTGTTTTGTAATTTTATGATTACTAATTATATGCTTTTTAATCTCTAAAAAATCAACATAATTGTATTTAACAACTCTATGTTCTTTGTCTTTAGAATTACACAACAAACATTTGAACAAAAAAAATCTACTATCAATATTATTCATTGCTGTAAAGTATCTCATTGAATCCCTCCATCTCTTTATTTAATGTACTAATCAACATGATATCAAAAAATCTTGCTTTTGTCAATCTAATTGACAACCAACCCTCTTTCTGCTACACTTAAAACTGGTTCATTAAATAAAAAAAGGAGGAAAAAATGGAAAAAGGAATGAAAGGAAGTGATGGCACAAATTATCATCGCCATAAAAATGGTGGTGGCTGGGTTGCAGAAACTGCTTATGTTGCACCAACAGCCTTTGTAGGACAAAAAGCATTTGTACTAGAAAGAGCAACTGTTATTGATAACGCAAAAATATATGGTAAAGCAATAATTTCTGGATCAGCTACAATTTCTGAAAATGCAATGATTTCTGGAGAGGCTGAGGTTTCTCGAGCAGCCAGAGTATCTGGCAATGCAATAGTTTGTGGAAATGCCAGCATATTCAATGCAGCCAATGTTTCTGGCAATGCTGTAATTTGTGGAAATGCACGAATTCAAGATGACGCAGAAATTAAAGGAAATGCAGTAGTTTGCGACAATGGCCATGTCTATGGTCAAGCAAAAATTAATATCAATTCAGTAGTTTGCGACAATGGAAACATTGGAGAAGAAATAGACATCTTTGAAAGCATTATTGCATTCAATCCATTTCAAAAACCAATAAAAAGAAACTAAAAACAACAAAACCGCTCTTTGACTAAAATTAGAGCGGTTTTTTCTATTTATTATTTAGCAACCCAAATATCTTTATAAATAGGTCCCTCAAGAGTTAAAGTACTTTTTATAAGTTTAAAAGATTTAACTTGAAATTGACTTGGCTTAAAATTTATATTTTCAATTTTCTTTTTTAATAAATTATTATCTTTAACATGTTTCACCCTGCCAAGAGTAATGTGTGGATGAAACCTTTTTTCTTTGGCATAAAATCCTGTCAAAGAATTATCAACCTCTTGTTGTAACTTTATTACACTTTTATTATTTTCTAATCCAACCCAAATAACTTTTATTTTCTTTGGCGTAAAATGTCCAATAGTTGAAAAGTTTATTAAAAAAGGATTGATATCTACTTTCTCAAGTAATTGTTTTATTCTATCAACGCTAGTATCTGCGACTTCTCCTAAAAATTTTAGGGTTAAGTGATATGAATTAGTATATTTTATAGTTGCCTCATCTCCTTTAATTTTTGTTTGCAAATTAGTAAAAAAATCACACAAATTATTAACATCAATAGCTATAAATAATCTCATAAAAAAATTGATTATATTTTTTATTTATCTTTATTAAAACTAAATAAATTATAACAAGCCAAAAGTTCCTTGCCAACATTGACAAGAAATCATTAGTATGTTATATTTATTTTATTAGATATTTTAATCTTATTAAAAATCTAAACTTTTTAGTAAATACGAAAACATCGTCGAATTTCTATTTATTATTAGAAATTAATCATTATAATTCTATTTTATGGAAGGAACCATTAAAAAGTTAACTGACAAAAACTTCGGTTTTATTACTCAAGAAGATAGCGACAAAGATTTATTCTTTCACGCTAGCGAACTAGACGGAGTTGAGTTCAGTGACTTAAGAGAAGGTGACGCAGTAACTTTTGAAGTAAAAGATACTCCAAAAGGACCAGCTGCAAATCAAGTAAAAAAAGCTTAATACCACTTTTTCAATAAACAAAAACAAAGGACCGCTTTTATTAACGGTCTTTTGTTTTTAGTTTTTATTTTACTTTATTAATAAACTTACCTTTTATAAACCCATTAATATTATCAACAGTTGTATCTAAAATTCTTTCCAAGGCCTCTTGCGAGTTAAAGGCATTGTGAGGAGTAACCAAAACCTTGTCATCTTGAATTAATAAATGCCCCTGTAAAATTGTCCTCAAATCACGCTTTTCCTGAAAAGGCTTGGCTAATAATTGTTTTTCTTCTTTGATAAAATACTCCTGCTCCAAAACATCCAATCCAGCCCCGGCTAATATTTTTTTATTCAAAGCAGTCATTAATGCTTGTGTTTCAATCAATCCCCCTCTGGCCGTATTAATCAAATACGAACCTTTTTTAATTAATTTAATATTGTCTTTATTGATTAAATGATGAGTATGTTTATTATATGGGGCATGCAAGCTAATAATATCTGAATGAGCTAATAAATAATTAAAACCAACATACTTAACTCCTAATTGTTTAGCTAATTTTACATTTTTATTAGGATCAGCCACAACAACCTTCATTTCAAATCCCTTGCCTATTCTTGCCACATGCTTACCAATACTGCCCATGCCAACTATGCCTAAAACCTTCCCCTTTAAGTCAAATCCACATAAATCATCAAGTGTAAAATCATATTCCTGTGTTCTCTCAATTGACTCTGGTAATTTTCTAGACAAGGCCAAAATCAAAGCAAAAGTATGTTCAGCCACTGTGTTTTCCCCATAAACAGGTACATTGCAAACTTTTATGCCTCTCTTTTTACATTCAACTAAATCAATGTGGTCAAAGCCAGTTGACATGGTTGTAATAAGTTTTAATTTTGGCAAAGCATCTAAAACTTTTTTATCAATTTTAGAGTAAATAAAAACAGCTAAAATATCTGTGTCTTTTATTTTCTTTAGATAAGAAATTGATAACTGTTTTTCAAAAAAATTTAATTTTAAATTCTTCTTATTTTTTAACTTGTCTAATAAATATCTTTCTTCCCACTTGGCCGCTTCAAAAAACGAAATTGTTGTTTTTTTCATATATTTTTTAATTATTATATTATTTAATTACAAATATCTTTCGTTAGAATGATATGTTTCTCTCCTATAATATGTTTCAAGCTGTCTATTATTAAATCATTGTTTGCTTGACCATGCAAGGAATTACAAGCATCTTTAATCACAAAAGTTTCCAAATTACTATCAAATAAATCCATGGCTGTTTTTATCACACAAACATCTGTATAAACCCCACAAAGATAAACTTGCTTGATTTTGTTATTGAAAATAAAATCCTTTAACTTTTCGTTTAAAATAATATAAGCACTATGCTCTATCTCTGTATTGTCTGTTGATTGTAATTCTAAAAATAATTGCCGTTCTTTAGTATTTTGAAACTTATCACAGCCCAGTTGTTTTTCAAATAAAGAATCCTTATTATTAATGAATTTTGTTAAAACTATCTTGCCTTTAAAAGATTTTTTTAATTTCAAAACATTTGACAATATTGCTTCTGACTCAATAGCCCTAAATCCCTCCTGCATATCAATAATTAAAAGTAACTTATTCATTTTATTCTTATTTTTTAAATTTTTTATCAATATAAATAATTCTCCACCAATATTTTCCTGCCAAACAACCTCCTAATATTCCCAAAACAAAAAGAATTACTGAACCAATGTCATGGATTATTTGCCATTGCGACCAATTTAATCCACTTACAAGATATTTAAGCACTGGGATTTCTATTAAGGCATGAATTATCGTGCTAATAATAATTCCTAGCACAACCCAAAGAAAAATATATACAAACCTTTTTATCTTCATGCTTTCATTGTATCATATTTTTAAATATTATTACATATTTATATTCTTGACAAAAACACCAAATCTGCTATTTTATAAGCATTAGAAGGGATAATCCCTTTATTCATTAACAATCAAAAGGAGACGATTGTGTTTATACACGAGAATAAACCCATGGACATAGAACAGATGAAAAAGTTGATAGAACAACTTCAAGCATATCTGCCATTTTATGGAAAAATCTTGTCATGCAAACAAGATGCGCCAGATTCTCCATTAGGGAGAATTGATAAATTGTGGTTGATAAAAAGTCATCTAAAGATTACTATTGTTCAAGAAAGAATCAATAAAAAGGGACGAATATATGACAAACCGCCCTTAAGATTAAAAATACCAATAGACGAAATACATGATATTTTTTCTTTTAAGACAAAAGATGGTCGGAATATTATTCTTGAACAGGAGTAACAAATGTTAATCATGTCCAGTCAATAAAAAGCCCTGAGATTAAAATCTTAGGGCTTTCGCTTTTAATATTATTGATCTTCTATTTATTTTTTAATACTATTTTTTATATTCTTGACAAAAACACCAAATCTGATATGCTAAAGTATATCAAAACTCAAAAGAATTTATAATTTTTTGAGACACTTTAAAAACAAAATAAGGGGGGTTCTTAAATGAGACAAACAGCACTTGCTTTTCGTGAACTAGAGATTGCATTAGAAAACCCGAGCTGGGAATATCCTGAATGCTTGATTATTAATGAAATTGGTTGCTTTTTTTATAATGGGCACAAACCAGCTGAAAAAATTCTTGGGGATTTATTAAAATCAGATAAAAAAGATAAGAAATACATTGCTTATTGTTTTTTGTCTAAGCCTAAAAATAAATTATCAAGAGAGACACTTAAAAAAATTACTGAATTTGAAGCAGATCCAGCTAACCAAGAATTAGTCAAAGACGCAAAAAAATGTCGCGAATAACAAAAAGAACAACAACAGCGGATTTAAAAAATCCGCTGTTTCTTATTTAATTAATTTTTTATTAGTTTTTTTATTTTTTCAATTTCATCTTCTTTTTTATTAAAAAAAATAATAAAAGCAAGAATCAAAAGAAATATTCCTAAAAGGATAGCAAAAAAATCAATTCCTGGACCATCAACAAATCCTAGAAAAAAAATAAACCAAATTGATAATAATGTTAGTCCGACTCCACTTATTCTTCTGCTTAATTTATTCATTTTTCTTTAATTAAAAATTTGCTATCGTTAAAACTTAAAATGACATAAATATAATAAAATTTGGCTATCATTTTGTTAATAACTAATTATTGCCATGAACCAGAATAAATTCGGTTCACGGCATAAATCAGAACTTCGTTCTGATTTATGGCTCCGGAGGGCGGGTTCGAACCGCCGACACGCTGGTTAACAGCCAGCTGCTCTGCCACTGAGCTACTCCGGAATAATATTCAATTATAATTTAAGTTCAGGCCTTTATTTTTTTAAAAAATCAAAGGATTTATACTTAAGAGGCACAATCTCCAAAAGGAGATTAGACCATTTCATGGAGGAAGTGAATATAAAAAGATTAGTAATGATTAATAAATGATTAGTGACTAAGAATTAGTGACCAGGGATCAATAATAATCTTTGATTTTTTTGGTATCACCAAGCTCTCTAATTCTTTCCAATGCTCGAGCTTCAATTTGTCTGATTCTCTCTCTAGTAACACCAAATACCTGTCCAACTTCTTCTAATGTATGAGCTACTCCGTCTGAAAGTCCAAATCTAATATCCAGTATTTTCTGCTCTCTTGATGAGAGGTCTGAGGTCACTTCTTTCATATATTTTTTCAAAAGAGCAAGCGCAGCCACTTTGTCAGGTGTTATTGTTTTTATGTCTTCAATAAAATCAGCTAGTTCTGTATTTTTGTCATCATCTTTTCCAACCGTTGTTTCTAATGAAATAACATCTTGTGATATTTTAATTAAATACCTGGCTTCATCTGCGCCTATTTCTAATTCGTCAGCTATTTCTTCTGGGGATGGTCGCCTGCCTAATGCTTGCGCCAAATATCTGTCTGCTTTTTTAAATTTTCCTAAAACTTCAACCACATGGACAGGAATTCTGATTGTTCTTGATTGATCTGCTAATGAACGGATAATTGCCTGTCTTATCCACCAAACAGCATAAGTTGAAAATCTATAGCCTCTTTTCCAATCAAATTTTTCTACAGCTCTGAAAAGTCCGATGTTTCCTTCTTGAATTAAGTCCAAAAAAGTTAACCCATAACCAGAAAATTTTTTAGCAACACTGACAACTAAACGCAAATTTGATTCTATTAACTTCATTTTGGCAAACTCATCTCCATCGTCTTTGAGTTTGGCTAGTTCTACTTCTTCTTTGGGGGTTATTAAAGATACTCTGCCAATTTCCTTTAAATACATCTGAATCGAATCAGCTGACAACTTGCTTAAATCTAACATGAATTTATTGTCTTTTTTTTCTTCTTGATCCAATAGATTTTCTTTTGATTCAGCTATATTTATACCAGCTTTTTCTAATTTATCAAGAAAATCCTCGTATTCATCTAAATACTTTTCTAATCTAACAAAAACATGAAGTAACTCATTTTCCGTCACAAATCCCCTTTTTCTCCCTTTGTTGGCTAATCTGTCCGCCTCTTGTTCTGGAAATTTAATTGAATAGATTGGATCTGTCTTAACCAGTTTGACAACTTTTTTCTTAAGAGATTTTTTCTTTTTCACCACTGTCTTTGGTTTAATCACTTTCTTTTTCACTTTTTTCTTAAGAATCTTTTTCTTTTTCACAGCTGTCTTTGATTTAATCGCTTTCTTTTTTAGAAATGCCTTTGTTTTTAAAATTTTCTTTTTTTTCTTAATTGACATAAATTATTTAAAAATCATTTTGAAATTTGTTTTGATAATCCATTAATTTTTTGACTGATTTCTTTTATATCCTGCTTATTACCTTCTTCCTCTGCATGTCTTAACTCATCTATTAATCTCTCTATTTTGGTGTTTAAATATCTTTTTTTAAAGAGATTAAATGACTTGGTTAATTCTCTATCCACTTTTTCCTTTTTAAATCCCTTAAATTCTTTGTCTGCTAAAAAAGTTAAGAAAGTAAAATAATTAAGCAAATCTTTATCTTTGATTGTTTTCTTTATTTTTTCTGCTTCAATTTTTTCTGAATTGTCAAAATATTCTTTTGTTTTGGTTAGTATTTGTTTTAAGTTTTCTGTTTCAAACATGTCTAACAATAACTTATCTAAAACTTTTTTTCCTTGTTCAGGGAAAGTTAAAATCATTGCTAAAAATTTTTCTTGTATTTGTTGAATGCCTGTTTTTAATTCTGCTAACT encodes the following:
- the thpR gene encoding RNA 2',3'-cyclic phosphodiesterase, producing MRLFIAIDVNNLCDFFTNLQTKIKGDEATIKYTNSYHLTLKFLGEVADTSVDRIKQLLEKVDINPFLINFSTIGHFTPKKIKVIWVGLENNKSVIKLQQEVDNSLTGFYAKEKRFHPHITLGRVKHVKDNNLLKKKIENINFKPSQFQVKSFKLIKSTLTLEGPIYKDIWVAK
- a CDS encoding cold shock domain-containing protein, translated to MEGTIKKLTDKNFGFITQEDSDKDLFFHASELDGVEFSDLREGDAVTFEVKDTPKGPAANQVKKA
- a CDS encoding hydroxyacid dehydrogenase, whose translation is MKKTTISFFEAAKWEERYLLDKLKNKKNLKLNFFEKQLSISYLKKIKDTDILAVFIYSKIDKKVLDALPKLKLITTMSTGFDHIDLVECKKRGIKVCNVPVYGENTVAEHTFALILALSRKLPESIERTQEYDFTLDDLCGFDLKGKVLGIVGMGSIGKHVARIGKGFEMKVVVADPNKNVKLAKQLGVKYVGFNYLLAHSDIISLHAPYNKHTHHLINKDNIKLIKKGSYLINTARGGLIETQALMTALNKKILAGAGLDVLEQEYFIKEEKQLLAKPFQEKRDLRTILQGHLLIQDDKVLVTPHNAFNSQEALERILDTTVDNINGFIKGKFINKVK
- a CDS encoding cysteine hydrolase; the protein is MNKLLLIIDMQEGFRAIESEAILSNVLKLKKSFKGKIVLTKFINNKDSLFEKQLGCDKFQNTKERQLFLELQSTDNTEIEHSAYIILNEKLKDFIFNNKIKQVYLCGVYTDVCVIKTAMDLFDSNLETFVIKDACNSLHGQANNDLIIDSLKHIIGEKHIILTKDICN
- a CDS encoding sigma-70 family RNA polymerase sigma factor; its protein translation is MSIKKKKKILKTKAFLKKKAIKSKTAVKKKKILKKKVKKKVIKPKTVVKKKKSLKKKVVKLVKTDPIYSIKFPEQEADRLANKGRKRGFVTENELLHVFVRLEKYLDEYEDFLDKLEKAGINIAESKENLLDQEEKKDNKFMLDLSKLSADSIQMYLKEIGRVSLITPKEEVELAKLKDDGDEFAKMKLIESNLRLVVSVAKKFSGYGLTFLDLIQEGNIGLFRAVEKFDWKRGYRFSTYAVWWIRQAIIRSLADQSRTIRIPVHVVEVLGKFKKADRYLAQALGRRPSPEEIADELEIGADEARYLIKISQDVISLETTVGKDDDKNTELADFIEDIKTITPDKVAALALLKKYMKEVTSDLSSREQKILDIRFGLSDGVAHTLEEVGQVFGVTRERIRQIEARALERIRELGDTKKIKDYY